From a single Patescibacteria group bacterium genomic region:
- a CDS encoding GIY-YIG nuclease family protein encodes MYFVYILKSFKDSGYYIGQTEDLSARIKKHNNGLVKSTKSRTPFILIKKECFDMRGEARKRENYLKKLKGGNEFKKIIAN; translated from the coding sequence ATGTATTTTGTTTATATTTTAAAAAGTTTCAAAGATTCTGGTTATTATATAGGACAAACGGAAGATTTAAGCGCCAGAATAAAAAAACACAATAACGGTTTAGTAAAATCTACAAAATCAAGAACGCCATTTATATTAATAAAGAAAGAGTGTTTTGATATGAGAGGCGAGGCAAGAAAAAGAGAAAATTATCTCAAAAAATTGAAAGGGGGTAATGAATTTAAGAAAATTATAGCGAATTAA
- a CDS encoding HIT family protein: protein MDECIFCKIVKGEIPSFKIWENDKIFCFLDINPLAKGHALIIPKEHYKNIFDIPSEDLKEIIFFAKNLSVKMKEVLGAEGVNLMNASGESAEQSVFHFHLHVIPRYKADGLEMNKWWQSKVSKVDFEELKQLVEKLKNNN from the coding sequence ATGGACGAGTGCATATTTTGTAAAATTGTAAAAGGAGAAATCCCGTCATTTAAGATATGGGAAAATGACAAGATTTTTTGTTTTCTTGATATTAATCCTTTGGCCAAAGGCCACGCATTAATAATTCCCAAAGAACACTATAAAAATATTTTTGATATTCCCAGCGAAGATTTAAAAGAAATAATTTTCTTTGCCAAAAATTTATCAGTAAAAATGAAAGAAGTTTTGGGAGCAGAAGGCGTTAATCTGATGAATGCCAGCGGAGAAAGCGCAGAGCAGAGTGTATTCCATTTCCATTTGCACGTTATTCCGAGATATAAAGCTGATGGCTTGGAAATGAATAAATGGTGGCAGTCCAAGGTTTCAAAAGTGGATTTTGAAGAACTAAAACAATTAGTGGAAAAACTTAAAAATAATAATTAA
- a CDS encoding cupin domain-containing protein translates to MKGFHTNIGNDVKNNENFRKVLYTGKHSQLVLMTLKPNEEIGMETHHDNDQFFRFEEGDGKAIIDGNEYILTVEDVIVVPAGAEHNIINTSGSAPLKLYTVYSPAHHKDGVMRATKAEAEADSPEFDGKTTE, encoded by the coding sequence ATGAAAGGATTTCATACAAATATTGGTAATGACGTCAAAAATAATGAAAATTTCCGAAAAGTGCTCTATACGGGAAAGCATAGTCAGTTAGTGCTAATGACTTTAAAGCCGAATGAAGAAATTGGCATGGAGACTCATCATGACAATGATCAGTTTTTTAGATTTGAAGAAGGTGATGGGAAGGCAATTATCGATGGTAATGAATATATTTTAACCGTTGAAGACGTTATTGTTGTCCCGGCGGGCGCAGAACATAATATCATCAATACCTCCGGTTCAGCGCCATTAAAACTGTATACAGTTTATTCCCCGGCGCACCATAAAGATGGTGTTATGCGCGCAACTAAGGCAGAGGCAGAGGCTGATTCGCCGGAATTTGACGGCAAGACGACAGAATAA